DNA sequence from the Clostridiales bacterium genome:
GCTTGATGTGTGCGGCTTCGAGCACGGGCAGCGAATGCTCCCCGGTCACCGCGCACGCGCGATCATAGGCGTCAAGGACAGACACGCGAAAGATGCCCTGGCCGAGCCTCGGTGCAACGAGCGCGGGTTCGCCGTAGCGGTCGGCGGGGACTTCGGCAATGCCTAGCTGTCCGCCCAGCCCGGCGGAGCGCTCGAGGCATGCGGTGAAGATCCGCAGTCCCTCGCCTGTAGTGAGATCCTCGCCTCGACCGCTCACGATATTGGGAGCCCAGTCATCCGGTTCACGAATCCAGAGGGCCTCAGGGAAGAAGATCGGACTCGCGACCATGATGCAACCGATGTGGTAGTCGCCGGGGCGCTCGGGCGGGACACTCTTGTTGCGCCTACGGTAGCACTCGATGCGGGCACGCATCTCGTCGAAGTCACGAGCGCCGTTTGTGATCCCGAAGCTCTCCCACGCAAGCCACGCAGGCAGCACACTGAACCGGGCGAAGTAGCCGAAGCCGGCAATGGCGTTGTGCGGTGCCTTCAGGCGGAAGAAGAACGGTTCACCGGGCCGGATCGCCTTGAAACCTCGGCCGCCTGACGGCTGCCAGAAGTTGACCTCGTCGAGCGAGGGCTGGCTGCCGAGGAACCGGTACCACTCGTAGTCGGTGTTGCCGATGTAGCCCCGCATGGAGGCCTCCCCGCGCCTCGTCCGCTACACACCTCTGCGGAGGAGGATAGCATGAGTGCGCCGACCAACTGCCCGCTCCACCTGAGGCTCGCTCGCCCATTCTGCTACCCTGAGCGCACCCACAACCCGTCCCCTCGGGAGCCGCCGATGCTCGTCTACCAGGCCACCAAGCAGGAGTTCATGGATGATGTGGACCGCGACGCCATCGTCGACCACATCACGGCAGCATTCGAGCGCAAGGTTCATCGCGCCAACCCCCGTGAGGTGGAGTCTTGGCGCAACTCGATGCAGTACATGTATCGCGTACTCAACACTGACGCCCTTCCCGGTGGCTGCGGCGTGGCCATCGAGTTCGGCGTGCCATACACGAGCAGCCGCATCGACTTCCTATTCACTGGAAGACACGACGACGAGCGTGACTCGGCGGTCATCGTCGAACTCAAGCAGTGGAGCGAACTTGAAGCGGTCCCGGAGAAAGACGCGATCATCCGAACCTTCGTCGGCGGCGCGCACCGCGAGGTCTCTCACCCCTCGTATCAGGCGTGGTCGTACGCGCGGATGATCGAGGACTACAACGAGGCGGTCCGTGACGCACAGATCGAACTCAT
Encoded proteins:
- a CDS encoding HNH endonuclease, yielding MRGYIGNTDYEWYRFLGSQPSLDEVNFWQPSGGRGFKAIRPGEPFFFRLKAPHNAIAGFGYFARFSVLPAWLAWESFGITNGARDFDEMRARIECYRRRNKSVPPERPGDYHIGCIMVASPIFFPEALWIREPDDWAPNIVSGRGEDLTTGEGLRIFTACLERSAGLGGQLGIAEVPADRYGEPALVAPRLGQGIFRVSVLDAYDRACAVTGEHSLPVLEAAHIKPYSAGGTHDVCNGLLLRSDIHKLFDLGYVTVTSEYRFAISDALYDDFHNGRTYYAEAGRQLYVPAAQELQPDRELLAWHVEEVWRG